Within Psychrobacter sp. AH5, the genomic segment CTCCAGCCTTTTATTTATCAAGGCGGGCAGGGCATGCGTATTTGTGTACTGGACTACGCTGAACAGATGACTATTGCCGCTGCTAATGCGCTACTTAAAACTTTAGAAGAACCACAAGCGCAAGTGCATCTGTTTTTGCTTAGTGATACGCCCGCCAAACTACTACCTACTATCAAAAGCCGCGTGCAACAATTACCTTTGCAACATATTGAGAGCTCTATTGCTATTGATTATGTGCAACAAGCGCTTGGTAGTACTATTAATCGTCAAGCAGTCAGCCCTGAGCAGATCCGGCAGCTACTGCAACTGGCTAATGGCGCGCCGCTTGCTGCAATAGATTTAGCGCAGGCTAGTTGGTACGCTAAGCGCGCGTTGTGGCTAACGACGTGGCAGGCCTTACGCAGCGGCAAACGCAGTAGCTTAGCGGCCAGTGACTATTGGCAACAGCAGCTACCATTGACTGATTTTATCAAGTTGACGGAGCTTATGCTGCTTGATATTCGCCGTATAGCTATGGGGTTAGCGAGTAATCAAGTAGACATTGAGCTCTCGCAAGCTTTAGCGCAGTATCAGCCTACAGATACGGGGCTACAAAAGCTTAGCGATAGCTTGCAACAAATCAAAGTCTCGCTACAACAAAATGTTCAAGAAAAATTCGCTTATGATAAGCTGATGCAACAATTAGCTTATTTATAATGGCTGACTATTTACTCTAATTGCTATTTCATAAACTATCTTTTAAGGAGCGGACTATGGCCATGCCAGGACGTGGTGGAATTCTTACTTGTCATATTGAGGATGTAGCAACGCTATATGCTAGCTATTTATCTTTTGTAGAAAACGGTGCATTATTTGTCCCAAGCAGCCTTGAGCAGCAGTTAGGTGACGAGGTTTTTGTAGCATTTACTCTGCCAAACTCCAGCGAGCGTTTGCCGATGAGTGGTAAAGTAGTTTGGCTCAATCATAAAGCCAATGCCCATCGTCCAGCAGGGTTTGCAGTACAGATAGGCAAAGATGTCACCGGCCAAAGAATTAAGAATGAAGTAGAGCGCTTGCTTGCCGGCAAGATTGACAGTCAACAAAACACATATACTATGTAGGCTAATAGCTGTTTATAAAACACCTTAATAGCGCGACGGTACATACATATCATCAGGAATAGGCTCGCGATAATACTCATCATCGCGCTTACGCTCAGGCAGATCGACCTCATCACGAGGCACTTCTTTATAAGGGATTTGTTCTAATAGATGAGCGATACAATTAAGCCGAGCGCGTTTTTTATTATTGCCTTCCACGACCCACCACGGCGCTTCTGGTATATGAGTACGCTCAAACATCGTCTCCTTAGCCTTCGTATAATCCTCCCAGCGTCGTCTCGACTCTAAATCCATAGGGGAGAGCTTCCACTGTTTTAACGGATCGTGAATACGGCTCATAAAACGCGAGTGCTGCTCGTCATCGGTGATAGAAAACCAGTACTTTACTAGCCTAATACCGGAGCGTACCAGCATGCGCTCAAACTCAGGTACCGATTGAAAAAACTCTTCGTACTGCGCATCGGTACAAAATCCCATTACCCGCTCCACGCCCACACGGTTGTACCAGCTGCGATCGAATAATACAATCTCGCCAGCCGCGGGCAGATGGGCAACATAGCGCTGAAAGTACCACTGCGATTGCTCACGCTCAGTAGGTGCAGGCAGCGCCGCCACTCGGCAAACCCTTGGGTTGAGGCGCTGAGTGATACGCTTGATCGCGCCGCCTTTGCCCGCAGAATCCCGTCCCTCAAACACCACCACGATACGCTCACCGCGATCGACTACCCAGTCTTGTAGTTTAATTAGCTCGCGCTGCAAACGTACCAATTCTTGAAAATAAGTACGACGATCTAAGCGCTCTTGTTCGCTCATCTGCCGCCCATCAAAACGAAAGTCACGCACATAGTCGTCTATTTCGTTCTCAAGCTCCTCATCATAACTATCAATTAGATCTTGATGCATTTTGCGCCGAAGCTCATCGTTGAACACCTCCTTATCCATACGACCAATAAAATTATCACGCTCCGCCGCGCTCATCTCGCTATGCTCTTGTCGGCTTAAGGACTTAGGATCTATGGTTGAGGGTATGCTTGCCATATTGTACTCGCTGATAGGGATAGATTTTATTATAGTTGCTAATACTCTATCACAGCTTTGCTATAAGCTAGAGACAGACTACGCTTTGTCAATAAAAAAACTCAAAACAATAAAATAAAAGTCAAAAAAATGCTCCCTAATTAATCATTAGAGAGCATTTTAGTGTAGCTAGTAGGTTTGTAGCGTTTCTTATTTCTCTAAAATACAAGTGACTCCTTGACCACCAGCGGCGCAGATAGAGATAAGCGCGCGGCCTGAGCCTTTTTGATCAAGTAATTTAGCAGCCGTTGCTAAGATACGGCCGCCGGTAGCAGCGAAAGGATGCCCCGCGGCTAGTGATGAGCCATTGACGTTTAGCTTACTACGATCGATTGAGCCTAATGGTGCATCAAGACCTAGACGCTCTTGGCAGAAAGTCTCATCTTCCCATGCTGCAAGCGTGGATAGTACTTGTGAGGCAAAAGCTTCATGTATCTCATAAAAGTCAAAATCTTGCAAAGTCAAACCTGCGCGCTCAAGCATACGCGGTACGGCATAAGCGGGAGCCATAAGCAGGCCTTCTTTATCACCTGATTTACCGATGAAATCGACCGCTGCTGTTTCTTGATGGACGATATAAGCCAAAGGCTTAAGGCCATGCTCTTTTGCCCATTCATCGTTAGCCAATAGCACACAAGAAGCGCCATCGGTTAGCGGCGTAGAGTTGGCGGCTGTCATAGTAGGATTGGCGTTTTTCTTACCAAAGACGGGCTTGAGCTTTGCAAGCTTCTCTAAAGTGGTGTCCGGGCGTAAGTTATTGTCGCGAGTCAAACCCTTATAAGGAGTGATCAAATCGTCAAAGAAACCTTCGTCATAAGCACGCGCCAAGTTTTGATGGCTATTAAACGCTAGCTGGTCTTGATCTTCACGGCTGATGTTCCACTCAAGAGCAGTAATCGCTTGATGATCGCCCATCGATAGCCCTGTACGCGGCTCACCGTTTTGTGGCGAGTCAATAAGATCCTTTGGATTGATGCTCATTAGTGCCTTTAGGCGCTGCTTGTTATCTTTGGCTGCGCCTAATTTAATCATCGCTTTACGTAGGCCGTCCCCAATGGCGATAGGGGCATCTGAGGTAGTATCAACACCGCCAGTAATAGCAGAATCGATAAGACCTAGCGCGATTTTATTAGCGGACGCAAAAGTCGCTTGCAGGCCCGTACCACAAGCTTGGGCTATATCATAAGTGGGCGTATGCGGATTCAGCGCGGTATTCAAAGCGGCTTCGCGAGTTAAGTTTAAGTCGCGGCTTAGCTTAAGAACAGCGCCAGCGACTACTTCGCCGATAAGCTCGCCTTGTAAGTCATAGCGCTCAACTAGTCCGTTTAGCGCGGCGGTTAACATATCGATATTGCTAGCATCAGCATAAGCACCATTTGAGCGTGCAAAAGGAATACGGTTGCCGCCTAAGATAGCTACGCGCTGTAAGCCTGAGCTGTTGCTGCTAGTCGCACTTTTTTTACTAGCCGCTGTCGTCGCTTTTTTAGCGGCTGCTTTTGGTGCCTCTTTTTGTTCAGTTTTTTGCTCAGTCATAGCTTTTTTCTCATTAGTGTTTTTGGTGGTAGCGGTTCTACTAGAGCTGGCTGGTTTTTTTTCATCTGCCGGTTTTTCAGAGGCTTTTTTATCAGCGTTATCTGCTTTAGCTTTATCAGCGTCAGCTTCTTTGCTAGCTTCTGGCTCTACTGATTTTGATTGAGTAGTAGCTTCAAGCTCTTCTTGTTTAGCCGCTTCAGCTTCATTTGCCATGTCTTGTTTTATTTTGGCTTTTTTATCTGCTTGCTCATTAGTCGAGGATTTAGTGACTGGTTGGCCATCAGCATCTACTATTTCAGTATGCTGCTTTAGATCGGCGATTGACTCATAGTTTGCAGTATGGTCTTTATCGCTAGTTTGAGATGCTGCTGCTTGAGTGTCAGTAGTCGTGCTATCATTGCCTTTAACGACTGTGGTTCCAACAATAGGGCTGTCTTTTTTATTACTCATAATAAAGGTATCCTTAAAATAGTGGTGAAAGAAAATAAAGTAAAAGTTAAGTGATAAATAAAAAGTTATAAACAAAGAAAGTAAGATAGTTAGTCAATATATAGGATAATAGTAGGTTATCATAATAATTTTCATGGCCTTCTTGTAGTGCTTTAGCAAATCTTTACTACTCTAAGAGCCGATATTAGGTAACAAGATATAATGGTAGACTCAGCAGTAGTGA encodes:
- a CDS encoding DNA polymerase III subunit delta' — encoded protein: MTQSIYFAPLLPWQQTLWTQLTDRVLTPPHHLPHALLAAGMAGMGKRAFVWRFVAWLLCQRRGSHPLGACGDCESCQWLKSGTHPSLQVLPLTSMPLEAEPENQQEPSHSNSSAKSKKQSLANKSAKSVSNALVTIKVDDIRALQPFIYQGGQGMRICVLDYAEQMTIAAANALLKTLEEPQAQVHLFLLSDTPAKLLPTIKSRVQQLPLQHIESSIAIDYVQQALGSTINRQAVSPEQIRQLLQLANGAPLAAIDLAQASWYAKRALWLTTWQALRSGKRSSLAASDYWQQQLPLTDFIKLTELMLLDIRRIAMGLASNQVDIELSQALAQYQPTDTGLQKLSDSLQQIKVSLQQNVQEKFAYDKLMQQLAYL
- a CDS encoding PilZ domain-containing protein, whose product is MAMPGRGGILTCHIEDVATLYASYLSFVENGALFVPSSLEQQLGDEVFVAFTLPNSSERLPMSGKVVWLNHKANAHRPAGFAVQIGKDVTGQRIKNEVERLLAGKIDSQQNTYTM
- the ppk2 gene encoding polyphosphate kinase 2, whose amino-acid sequence is MASIPSTIDPKSLSRQEHSEMSAAERDNFIGRMDKEVFNDELRRKMHQDLIDSYDEELENEIDDYVRDFRFDGRQMSEQERLDRRTYFQELVRLQRELIKLQDWVVDRGERIVVVFEGRDSAGKGGAIKRITQRLNPRVCRVAALPAPTEREQSQWYFQRYVAHLPAAGEIVLFDRSWYNRVGVERVMGFCTDAQYEEFFQSVPEFERMLVRSGIRLVKYWFSITDDEQHSRFMSRIHDPLKQWKLSPMDLESRRRWEDYTKAKETMFERTHIPEAPWWVVEGNNKKRARLNCIAHLLEQIPYKEVPRDEVDLPERKRDDEYYREPIPDDMYVPSRY
- a CDS encoding acetyl-CoA C-acetyltransferase, which produces MSNKKDSPIVGTTVVKGNDSTTTDTQAAASQTSDKDHTANYESIADLKQHTEIVDADGQPVTKSSTNEQADKKAKIKQDMANEAEAAKQEELEATTQSKSVEPEASKEADADKAKADNADKKASEKPADEKKPASSSRTATTKNTNEKKAMTEQKTEQKEAPKAAAKKATTAASKKSATSSNSSGLQRVAILGGNRIPFARSNGAYADASNIDMLTAALNGLVERYDLQGELIGEVVAGAVLKLSRDLNLTREAALNTALNPHTPTYDIAQACGTGLQATFASANKIALGLIDSAITGGVDTTSDAPIAIGDGLRKAMIKLGAAKDNKQRLKALMSINPKDLIDSPQNGEPRTGLSMGDHQAITALEWNISREDQDQLAFNSHQNLARAYDEGFFDDLITPYKGLTRDNNLRPDTTLEKLAKLKPVFGKKNANPTMTAANSTPLTDGASCVLLANDEWAKEHGLKPLAYIVHQETAAVDFIGKSGDKEGLLMAPAYAVPRMLERAGLTLQDFDFYEIHEAFASQVLSTLAAWEDETFCQERLGLDAPLGSIDRSKLNVNGSSLAAGHPFAATGGRILATAAKLLDQKGSGRALISICAAGGQGVTCILEK